A section of the Hevea brasiliensis isolate MT/VB/25A 57/8 chromosome 17, ASM3005281v1, whole genome shotgun sequence genome encodes:
- the LOC110664008 gene encoding uncharacterized protein LOC110664008, producing the protein MGMQVPAKCCITPTLPIPSMSTSLLFFPSSLSPLLEIKKTTFERSIRLSCRRERKRKHGIVASSNVAAPFWDAWKPEKISSVPSFSDIIWPSAGAFAAMAIFGKMDQILAPKGISMTIAPLGAVSAVLLASPSSPAARKYNMFMAQVGCAAIGVLAFSIFGPGWLARSAALAASLAFMIYTRATHPPAASLPLLFIDGVKLHHLNLWYALFPGATGCIILCLIQEIVCYLKDNIKF; encoded by the exons ATGGGGATGCAGGTCCCTGCTAAATGTTGTATCACGCCAACACTGCCGATACCATCAATGTCAACGTCTCTGCTCTTCTTTCCCTCATCGCTTTCTCCGTTGCTTGAAATCAAGAAGACCACATTTGAGAGATCTATTAGGTTGAGTTGTCGTAGAGAAAGGAAGAGAAAACATGGGATTGTGGCATCAAGCAACGTGGCCGCACCCTTCTGGGATGCTTGGAAGCCAGAGAAGATTTCTTCTGTACCTTCTTTCAGCGACATCATCTGGCCCTCTGCAG GTGCATTTGCAGCAATGGCAATATTCGGAAAGATGGACCAAATACTGGCGCCAAAAGGAATTTCCATGACAATTGCTCCCTTAGGAGCTGTTTCTGCCGTCCTCCTCGCCAGTCCTTCCTCCCCTGCTGCTCGG AAATACAATATGTTCATGGCCCAGGTTGGCTGTGCAGCCATTGGCGTTCTGGCCTTCTCAATATTTGGTCCCGGTTGGCTTGCTAGGAGTGCTGCCCTTGCTGCTTCATTAGCTTTCATGATCTACACGCGTGCTACGCACCCTCCTG CTGCAAGCTTGCCACTTCTGTTCATCGATGGAGTTAAGCTTCACCACTTGAATCTTTGGTATGCTTTGTTCCCTGGTGCTACTGGATGCATTATCCTTTGTTTGATT CAAGAGATTGTGTGTTACTTAAAGGACAacatcaaattttaa